A single genomic interval of Halorubrum aethiopicum harbors:
- the pdhA gene encoding pyruvate dehydrogenase (acetyl-transferring) E1 component subunit alpha, with the protein MNVFDRAYDDPVRVLDEDGTVVGDVPDLETEELVGIYRDMRLARHFDGRAVSLQRQGRMGTYPPLSGQEGAQVGSATALAEDDWIVPSYREHGAAFVHGLPPERTLLYWMGHGDGARAPDDVNVFPIAVPIASHVPHAVGGAWASKLRGDDDVFVCYFGDGATSEGDFHEACNFAGVFDTPTVLFCNNNQWAISVPRERQTRSATLAQKAEAYGFDGVQVDGMDPLAVYAVTEAAVEKARDPPDGRLRPTLIEAVQYRFGAHTTADDPTVYRDDDEVERWRRKDPIPRLERYLRDEGILDDDRVDAIEAEVEERVADAIEAAESAPRPEPRALFEHAYAELPPELEAQYAELTALREERGDAAFLGE; encoded by the coding sequence GTGAACGTGTTCGACAGGGCGTACGACGACCCGGTTCGCGTCCTCGACGAGGACGGCACGGTCGTCGGCGACGTGCCCGACCTCGAGACGGAGGAACTCGTCGGGATCTACCGCGACATGCGGCTGGCCCGGCACTTCGACGGCCGGGCGGTGAGCCTCCAACGCCAGGGGCGGATGGGGACGTACCCGCCGCTGTCGGGCCAGGAGGGCGCGCAGGTCGGGTCGGCGACCGCGCTCGCCGAGGACGACTGGATCGTCCCCTCCTACCGCGAACACGGCGCGGCGTTCGTCCACGGGCTCCCGCCGGAGCGGACGCTGCTCTACTGGATGGGCCACGGCGACGGCGCGCGCGCGCCGGACGACGTCAACGTCTTCCCGATCGCCGTGCCGATCGCCTCGCACGTCCCCCACGCGGTGGGGGGCGCGTGGGCGTCGAAGCTGCGGGGCGACGACGACGTCTTCGTCTGTTACTTCGGCGACGGCGCGACGAGCGAGGGGGACTTCCACGAGGCCTGTAACTTCGCGGGCGTCTTCGACACCCCGACCGTCCTCTTCTGTAACAACAACCAGTGGGCGATCTCCGTCCCGCGAGAGCGGCAGACGCGGAGCGCGACGCTGGCGCAGAAGGCGGAGGCGTACGGCTTCGACGGCGTCCAGGTCGACGGGATGGACCCGCTCGCGGTGTACGCGGTCACGGAGGCGGCCGTCGAGAAGGCGCGCGACCCGCCGGACGGCCGGCTCCGTCCGACGCTGATCGAGGCGGTCCAGTACCGCTTCGGCGCGCACACCACCGCCGACGACCCCACCGTCTACCGCGACGACGACGAGGTCGAGCGGTGGCGGCGCAAGGACCCGATCCCGCGGCTGGAGCGGTACCTCCGCGACGAGGGGATCCTCGACGACGACCGGGTCGACGCGATCGAAGCCGAGGTCGAGGAGCGCGTCGCCGACGCCATCGAGGCGGCGGAGTCGGCCCCTCGGCCGGAGCCGCGGGCGCTGTTCGAGCACGCCTACGCCGAACTCCCGCCCGAACTGGAGGCACAGTACGCGGAGCTCACGGCGCTCCGCGAGGAGCGCGGCGACGCGGCCTTCCTGGGTGAATAA